From the genome of Clostridia bacterium:
ATAACCTAATTGCTGAAAATATCCAAAAAGAGCTTGAGCTATTAAGCAAATCAAACCTCCAACTAAAAAGGCACCCACTGCATTTCTTAAAACCGGAGGCTTAGGTTTTACCTGGTCAAGAAGAGCCTCATAGGCTTGTTGTTGGTATTGTTGAGCAGCTTGGTGTACCTGATTAGCTAGATTCT
Proteins encoded in this window:
- a CDS encoding stage V sporulation protein AD, coding for MKDQNLANQVHQAAQQYQQQAYEALLDQVKPKPPVLRNAVGAFLVGGLICLIAQALFGYFQQLGY